In Bradyrhizobium guangxiense, the following are encoded in one genomic region:
- a CDS encoding aspartate-semialdehyde dehydrogenase → MGYKVAVVGATGNVGREMLNILDERKFPADEVVALASRRSVGVEVSYGDRTLKVKALEHYDFSDVDICLMSAGGSVSKEWSPKIGAAGAVVIDNSSAWRMDPDVPLIVPEVNAAATEGFKKKNIIANPNCSTAQLVVALKPLHDKATIKRVVVSTYQSVSGAGKDAMDELFSQTKAVYTNDELVAKKFPKRIAFNVIPHIDVFMEDGFTKEEWKMMAETKKILDPKIKLTATCVRVPVFVGHSEAVNIEFENPITADEAREILRKAPGCLVIDKQEPGGYATPYEAAGEDATYISRIREDATVENGLVLWCVSDNLRKGAALNAIQIAEVLINRKLISAKKQAA, encoded by the coding sequence ATGGGTTACAAAGTCGCAGTCGTCGGCGCGACCGGCAATGTCGGACGGGAAATGCTCAACATCCTCGATGAGCGCAAATTCCCCGCGGACGAGGTCGTGGCGCTGGCCTCACGCCGCAGCGTCGGCGTCGAGGTCTCCTATGGCGACCGGACCCTGAAGGTCAAAGCGCTCGAGCATTACGATTTCTCCGACGTCGACATCTGCCTGATGTCGGCGGGCGGGTCGGTGTCGAAGGAATGGTCGCCGAAGATCGGCGCCGCCGGCGCTGTGGTGATCGACAACTCCTCGGCTTGGCGCATGGATCCGGACGTGCCGCTGATCGTGCCGGAGGTGAATGCGGCTGCGACCGAAGGCTTCAAGAAGAAGAACATCATCGCCAACCCGAACTGCTCGACCGCGCAGCTCGTGGTCGCGCTGAAGCCCTTGCACGACAAGGCGACGATCAAGCGCGTCGTGGTCTCGACCTATCAATCGGTGTCGGGCGCCGGCAAGGACGCTATGGACGAATTGTTCTCGCAGACCAAGGCCGTCTACACCAATGACGAGCTGGTCGCGAAGAAATTCCCCAAGCGCATCGCCTTCAACGTCATCCCCCACATCGACGTCTTCATGGAAGACGGCTTCACCAAGGAAGAGTGGAAGATGATGGCGGAGACCAAGAAGATTCTTGATCCCAAGATCAAGCTCACCGCCACCTGCGTGCGCGTGCCCGTGTTCGTCGGCCACTCCGAGGCCGTCAACATCGAGTTCGAGAATCCGATCACCGCCGATGAAGCGCGCGAGATCCTGCGCAAGGCGCCCGGCTGCCTCGTCATCGACAAGCAGGAGCCCGGCGGCTACGCCACGCCGTACGAGGCGGCCGGCGAGGACGCGACTTACATCAGCCGCATCCGCGAGGACGCGACGGTGGAGAACGGTCTCGTGCTGTGGTGCGTGTCCGACAATCTGCGCAAGGGCGCCGCGCTGAACGCGATCCAGATCGCGGAAGTGCTGATCAACCGCAAGCTGATCAGCGCGAAGAAGCAGGCGGCCTAA
- a CDS encoding carbonic anhydrase: MMTFPKHLLEGYKAFATQRLPTEQNRYRELSVKGQSPEVMVIGCCDSRVSPEVIFDVGPGELFVVRNIANLVPTYQPDENAHGVSAALEYAVTVLKVKHIVVLGHAQCGGIRAFVDKIEPLTPGDFIGKWMQMFIKPGEVVEQRDHETMAQFVERIEKAAVFRSLENLMTFPFVRKAVESGQMQTHGAYFGVAEGSLFVLDKVAKEFKNAQSVA, translated from the coding sequence ATGATGACATTCCCGAAGCATTTGCTGGAAGGCTACAAGGCCTTCGCCACCCAGCGGCTGCCGACCGAGCAGAACCGCTATCGCGAGCTGTCGGTGAAGGGACAGTCGCCGGAAGTGATGGTGATCGGCTGTTGCGACAGCCGCGTCTCGCCCGAGGTGATCTTCGACGTCGGCCCGGGCGAACTGTTCGTGGTCCGCAACATCGCCAATCTGGTACCGACCTATCAGCCCGACGAGAACGCCCATGGCGTGTCGGCGGCGCTGGAATATGCGGTGACGGTGTTGAAGGTGAAGCACATCGTCGTGCTCGGCCACGCCCAATGCGGCGGCATCCGCGCCTTCGTCGACAAGATCGAGCCACTCACGCCCGGCGACTTCATCGGCAAATGGATGCAGATGTTCATCAAGCCGGGCGAAGTGGTCGAGCAGCGCGACCACGAGACCATGGCGCAATTCGTCGAGCGCATCGAGAAGGCCGCGGTGTTCCGCAGCCTGGAGAACCTGATGACGTTCCCGTTCGTGCGCAAGGCCGTGGAGAGCGGCCAGATGCAGACCCACGGCGCCTATTTCGGCGTCGCGGAGGGATCGCTGTTCGTGCTGGACAAGGTCGCGAAGGAATTCAAGAACGCGCAAAGCGTGGCGTAG
- a CDS encoding HpcH/HpaI aldolase/citrate lyase family protein — MTRPRRSHLFMPGSNPRALEKARNLPADGLILDLEDSVAPEAKALARDGIAAAIAAKGFGRREILIRTNGLDTPWWADDVAMAAKASPDGILVPKVSSIEDLDAIGRRLAELGAAPTVKVWAMIETARAVLHAEELAAAGRDPGTRLSGFVFGPNDISRETRIRMLPGRAAMIPMITHCILAARAHGLEILDGPYSDIANSDGFATECAQGRDLGFDGKTLIHPSQIEACNAIFTPPEEDVARARKIIAAFELPENASRGAIRLDGAMVERLHADMARRTIAIADAIAAMGKG; from the coding sequence ATGACCCGTCCGCGCCGCAGCCATCTGTTCATGCCCGGCTCCAACCCTCGTGCGCTGGAGAAAGCGCGCAATCTCCCCGCCGACGGCCTGATCCTGGACCTGGAGGATTCCGTTGCGCCCGAGGCCAAGGCGCTGGCGCGTGACGGAATTGCCGCGGCGATTGCCGCCAAGGGCTTTGGCAGGCGCGAGATCTTGATCCGCACCAATGGTCTCGACACGCCCTGGTGGGCGGATGACGTCGCCATGGCGGCCAAGGCTTCGCCCGATGGCATCCTGGTTCCAAAAGTTTCAAGCATCGAAGATCTCGACGCGATCGGCCGCCGCCTCGCCGAGCTCGGCGCAGCGCCGACGGTGAAGGTCTGGGCCATGATCGAGACCGCGCGCGCCGTGCTGCATGCCGAGGAGCTGGCTGCGGCGGGCCGCGATCCCGGGACGCGCCTGTCCGGTTTCGTGTTCGGCCCGAACGACATCTCGCGTGAGACGCGGATCCGGATGTTGCCGGGGCGCGCCGCCATGATCCCGATGATCACCCATTGCATCCTGGCGGCGCGCGCCCATGGCCTCGAAATCCTCGACGGTCCCTATAGCGACATCGCCAATTCCGACGGCTTCGCCACCGAATGCGCGCAAGGCCGCGACCTCGGCTTCGACGGCAAGACGCTGATCCATCCCTCGCAGATCGAAGCCTGCAACGCGATCTTCACGCCGCCGGAAGAGGACGTCGCGCGCGCACGAAAGATCATCGCAGCGTTCGAGCTGCCGGAGAACGCCTCGCGCGGCGCGATCCGCCTCGATGGTGCGATGGTCGAGCGCCTGCATGCCGACATGGCCCGGCGCACGATCGCCATCGCGGATGCGATCGCTGCGATGGGGAAGGGCTGA
- a CDS encoding HAD hydrolase-like protein — protein MRSRSVLLDLDGTLVDSRPGIVASCSAALRALGHDPDDAPEIPVGPPLEDILQILLAAYGDDRIDQAAVAYREHYGQAGLLGSELYPGIGAAIEDMRRAGLRIYLATSKRQVFAQRILQNLNLAEFFDGIYGSRPGGSLDHKPELLAHILSDQDISAAHSLMVGDRRHDIVGAHAVEMRSLGVLWGYGSRDELETAGADQLVEQPIDLARAVLSMIPG, from the coding sequence GTGCGCTCCCGTTCCGTCCTGCTCGATCTCGACGGAACGCTGGTGGATTCCCGGCCGGGCATCGTCGCGAGCTGCTCGGCCGCATTGCGGGCGCTCGGACATGATCCCGACGATGCGCCCGAGATACCAGTCGGGCCACCGCTCGAAGACATCTTGCAGATCTTGCTGGCGGCGTATGGCGACGATCGAATCGATCAAGCCGCCGTGGCCTATCGCGAGCACTACGGCCAGGCCGGCCTGCTCGGAAGCGAGCTTTATCCCGGAATCGGCGCAGCGATCGAGGACATGCGGCGCGCCGGATTGCGGATCTATCTCGCCACCTCGAAGCGCCAGGTTTTCGCGCAACGAATTTTGCAGAACCTGAATCTGGCCGAGTTTTTCGATGGCATCTACGGCTCAAGGCCGGGCGGCAGCCTGGATCACAAGCCGGAGCTGCTCGCCCATATCCTGTCCGATCAGGACATCTCCGCCGCGCACAGCCTCATGGTCGGCGATCGGCGTCACGACATCGTCGGTGCTCACGCCGTCGAGATGCGCAGCCTCGGCGTGCTCTGGGGCTATGGCAGCCGGGATGAGCTGGAGACGGCAGGCGCAGATCAGTTGGTCGAACAGCCCATTGATCTCGCGCGCGCGGTTCTGTCGATGATCCCCGGCTAG
- a CDS encoding helix-turn-helix transcriptional regulator, which yields MGAVSYLDRYPLLRSRDSEFARDRLFSAYGADRFGKRGHEFGIQANFARLNSIGLAFCAYDGAASLSFPESQILRQFFSIQGTAGFKTQGNSRPLEAWRPIISGDARLDLDFAPGYRQLVLRIDVPAITRLLNNLLGDDCGVTLRFASDEADPLVMKQVRHDVFRFAEELERFGQDYSPIAIAELERALMVRILLAHRHNFSDRLQRSAPRAHRAVVDIVESYIEAHWDEPLDLERIAEVANVSVRTVFREFSESGRGSPGQFARRVRLYRAAELLRRPDAQTSVLAVAFKCGFRNLGRFASEYRLAIGELPSETLKNARRRQ from the coding sequence TTGGGCGCCGTTTCATACCTTGACCGCTATCCTTTGCTACGGTCGCGCGACAGCGAGTTTGCGCGCGACCGCCTGTTCTCGGCCTATGGTGCCGATCGGTTTGGCAAGCGCGGCCACGAATTCGGCATCCAGGCCAATTTTGCTCGCCTGAATTCCATCGGCCTCGCGTTCTGCGCCTATGATGGCGCGGCATCGCTGTCCTTCCCTGAATCGCAGATTCTCCGCCAGTTCTTCTCCATCCAGGGCACGGCGGGCTTCAAGACCCAGGGGAACAGCCGGCCTCTCGAGGCCTGGCGTCCGATCATCTCCGGAGACGCCAGGCTGGATCTCGACTTCGCGCCGGGCTACCGCCAATTGGTGTTGAGGATAGATGTCCCGGCCATCACGCGCTTGTTGAACAACCTGCTCGGCGACGATTGCGGCGTGACCTTGCGCTTCGCCTCGGACGAAGCCGACCCCTTGGTGATGAAGCAGGTCCGGCATGACGTTTTCAGATTTGCCGAGGAGCTGGAAAGATTCGGGCAGGATTACTCGCCCATCGCCATCGCCGAACTCGAGCGGGCGCTGATGGTCCGGATTCTTTTGGCGCATCGGCACAACTTCTCTGACCGGCTGCAGCGCTCCGCGCCGCGCGCCCACCGGGCCGTGGTCGACATCGTGGAATCCTATATCGAGGCCCATTGGGACGAACCGCTCGACCTCGAAAGGATCGCGGAGGTCGCCAATGTGAGCGTGCGGACGGTATTCCGGGAGTTCTCCGAGTCCGGACGGGGATCACCGGGCCAGTTCGCGCGGCGCGTCCGGCTCTATCGCGCGGCAGAGCTGTTGCGACGGCCTGATGCGCAAACCAGCGTGCTTGCTGTGGCGTTCAAATGCGGCTTTCGAAATCTCGGACGTTTCGCATCCGAATATCGTCTCGCCATCGGCGAGCTGCCCTCCGAGACTTTGAAGAATGCGAGACGAAGGCAGTAA
- a CDS encoding methyl-accepting chemotaxis protein, which yields MFGRKFLGDAQAQIDAVSRSQAMIEFNMDGTIVKANKNFLDALGYSLDQIQGKHHSMFVPADQRDGTDYQAFWAALRRGEFQAGEFKRIANGGRPIWIEASYNPVLGNDGKPVKVIKIATDITAKKLRSMSDASKLAAINRAQAVIEFKLDGTIVTANENFCKTLGYPLAEIEGKHHSLFVPAAERDSAAYREFWEKLNRGEYQAGEFKRIGKGGKEVWILASYNPVLDDTGKPFGVVKFANDITADKLKNADLAGQIAAIDKAQAVIEFNMDGTIITANVNFLSAVGYSLAEIKGHHHSMFVEPSERDGAAYREFWAALNRGEYQAAEYKRIGKGGKEIYIQASYNPIFDLNGNPFKVVKYATDTTRQVLVRMGNERVRAMMESVAAGSEELNASVREISEAMTKSRETAIGAVEQVSSADAQAQRLTDAAQSMSGIVEMINNITGQINLLALNATIESARAGEAGRGFAVVASEVKGLANQAKQATDKIAQEIGSLNQISGDVVGALVAIKQAINNVSEYVTSTAAAIEEQSTVTNEMSTSMQRAAAEAAAMVNRA from the coding sequence ATGTTTGGTCGCAAGTTTCTGGGCGATGCGCAGGCGCAAATTGATGCGGTTAGCCGCTCGCAGGCCATGATCGAGTTCAACATGGACGGCACGATCGTCAAGGCCAACAAGAACTTCCTGGATGCGCTCGGCTACAGTCTTGACCAGATCCAGGGCAAGCACCACTCCATGTTCGTGCCGGCCGATCAGCGTGACGGCACGGATTACCAGGCGTTCTGGGCAGCACTGCGTCGCGGCGAGTTTCAGGCAGGCGAGTTCAAGCGCATCGCGAATGGCGGCCGCCCGATTTGGATCGAAGCGTCATACAATCCGGTGCTCGGCAATGATGGCAAGCCGGTCAAGGTGATCAAGATTGCGACCGACATTACTGCGAAGAAGCTGCGCAGCATGTCTGATGCGTCGAAGCTTGCCGCCATCAATCGCGCTCAGGCCGTGATCGAGTTCAAGCTCGACGGCACCATCGTCACCGCCAACGAGAATTTCTGCAAGACGCTCGGCTATCCGCTGGCCGAGATCGAGGGCAAGCACCACAGCCTGTTCGTGCCCGCCGCTGAGCGGGATAGTGCGGCCTATCGCGAATTCTGGGAGAAGCTCAACCGCGGGGAGTACCAGGCCGGTGAGTTCAAGCGCATCGGCAAGGGCGGCAAGGAAGTGTGGATCCTGGCGAGCTATAATCCCGTGCTGGACGATACGGGGAAGCCCTTCGGTGTCGTCAAATTCGCAAACGACATTACTGCTGACAAGCTGAAGAACGCCGATCTGGCCGGCCAGATCGCGGCGATCGACAAGGCGCAGGCGGTGATCGAGTTCAACATGGACGGCACGATCATCACGGCGAACGTCAACTTCCTGAGCGCGGTCGGCTACTCGCTGGCCGAGATCAAGGGTCACCACCACAGTATGTTCGTCGAGCCCTCGGAGCGAGACGGCGCCGCCTATCGCGAGTTCTGGGCGGCGCTCAATCGCGGCGAATACCAGGCGGCCGAATACAAGCGCATCGGCAAGGGCGGCAAGGAGATCTACATCCAGGCCTCCTATAATCCGATCTTCGATCTCAACGGCAATCCGTTCAAAGTGGTGAAATACGCGACCGACACCACCAGGCAGGTGCTGGTCCGGATGGGCAACGAGCGCGTCCGCGCCATGATGGAATCGGTTGCTGCGGGCTCCGAGGAACTCAACGCATCGGTGCGAGAGATCTCAGAGGCCATGACCAAATCGCGCGAAACCGCGATCGGCGCCGTTGAGCAGGTCTCCTCTGCCGATGCCCAGGCCCAGCGCCTCACTGATGCCGCGCAGTCGATGAGCGGCATCGTGGAAATGATCAACAACATCACCGGTCAGATCAATCTGCTGGCCCTCAACGCAACGATCGAATCGGCCCGTGCCGGGGAAGCCGGCCGCGGCTTTGCCGTGGTCGCATCCGAGGTGAAGGGGCTTGCCAACCAAGCCAAGCAGGCCACCGATAAGATCGCTCAGGAGATCGGCAGCCTCAATCAGATATCGGGGGACGTCGTCGGTGCCCTCGTTGCGATCAAGCAGGCCATCAACAATGTCAGCGAGTACGTGACGTCGACGGCCGCGGCGATCGAGGAGCAGAGCACGGTGACGAACGAGATGTCGACCAGCATGCAGCGCGCCGCCGCCGAGGCGGCCGCGATGGTGAACCGCGCTTGA